One window from the genome of Eucalyptus grandis isolate ANBG69807.140 chromosome 7, ASM1654582v1, whole genome shotgun sequence encodes:
- the LOC104455808 gene encoding putative glycine-rich cell wall structural protein 1 translates to MGSPKVIGAAFLILLLVDLAFAARSIPKAVVNKKSGGGGGGGGGGGGSGGGGGKGVSGSGYGSGYGSGSGSGYGGDGGGYGGGGGGGGGKGGGGGIGGSGSGYGSGSGSGYGSGGGIGSGGGGGGGGGGGGGGGGGGSGSGSGSGSGYGSGSGYGSGGGRGGGGGGGGGSGGGGGGGSGGGSGYGSGSGYGSGYGSGYGGGPGGGYNDRP, encoded by the coding sequence ATGGGCAGCCCTAAGGTGATTGGGGCTGCATTCTTGATTTTGCTGCTTGTGGACCTCGCCTTTGCTGCTAGGTCGATACCAAAGGCTGTGGTGAATAAGAAAagtggaggaggtggtggtggtggtggtggaggaggaggcagcGGTGGCGGTGGAGGAAAGGGCGTCTCCGGCTCAGGATATGGGTCTGGGTATGGCTCGGGGAGTGGTTCAGGCTACGGTGGTGATGGAGGAGGTTATGGTggtggaggcggcggtggcggtggcaaaggcggaggtggagggatTGGCGGCTCGGGTTCCGGGTACGGGTCGGGGAGTGGCTCCGGATATGGATCCGGGGGTGGGATAGGgagtggaggtggtggtggcggaggtggaggtggaggaggtggcggtggaggtggaggcTCGGGGTCGGGAagcggctccggctccggctatGGAAGCGGCAGTGGATATGGCAGCGGTGGCGGAAGAGGCGGAggcggtggaggaggagggggcagtggaggaggtggcggtggtggcagCGGGGGTGGCTCAGGCTATGGGAGTGGCTCTGGATACGGGTCAGGGTACGGCTCAGGGTACGGTGGTGGTCCTGGCGGAGGATACAATGATCGGCCGTGA